The Desulfocurvibacter africanus subsp. africanus DSM 2603 genome includes a region encoding these proteins:
- a CDS encoding double-cubane-cluster-containing anaerobic reductase produces the protein MTNYTDMWEKLNLDLKAHDGLMQVLGKFYGDIYLSQQGRLKGAEYLDFVLSEVHGLRVQELQDAKAQGRKIVGTFCVFVPEELTLAADAVQVGLCSGADAGTELAETLVPRNTCALIKSFMGFKLARLCPYIESCDLLVGETTCDGKKKAYEQLAEMAPIHIMEVPQKKDDHDRVLWKTEVLRYKQVIEKLTGKTITADKLKTAIQTVNAKRRALQRLNRLRATEPAPISGRDVLLVNQISFYDDPVRFTAKINELCDEIEARIEQGQGVAPKGTPRLMLSGCPMAVPNWKLPYIIESSGAVIVSEESCIGSRNTRDLVDESTDTLEGMLDAIADRYLRIDCATFTPNTERLDNIVQLAKESKADGVIHYGLLFCQPYAHEFFKVDKALKDAGIPMLSIETDYSMEDVGQLKTRVEAFVEMLK, from the coding sequence ATGACCAACTACACTGATATGTGGGAAAAGCTGAACCTTGACCTCAAGGCCCATGACGGCCTGATGCAGGTTCTGGGCAAGTTCTACGGCGACATCTATCTTTCGCAGCAGGGCAGGCTCAAGGGTGCGGAGTACCTGGACTTCGTGCTGTCCGAAGTGCATGGCTTGCGTGTTCAGGAACTGCAGGACGCGAAGGCACAGGGTCGCAAGATCGTCGGCACGTTCTGCGTGTTCGTGCCCGAGGAGCTGACCCTGGCCGCCGACGCCGTGCAGGTCGGCCTGTGCTCCGGAGCGGACGCAGGCACCGAGCTGGCCGAGACGCTCGTGCCGCGCAATACCTGTGCGCTCATCAAGTCCTTCATGGGCTTCAAACTGGCCCGGCTGTGCCCGTACATCGAGTCCTGCGACCTGCTCGTGGGCGAGACGACCTGCGACGGCAAGAAGAAGGCCTATGAGCAGTTGGCCGAAATGGCGCCGATCCACATCATGGAAGTGCCCCAGAAAAAGGACGACCATGACCGCGTCCTGTGGAAGACCGAGGTCCTGCGCTACAAGCAGGTTATCGAGAAGCTCACGGGCAAGACCATCACGGCGGACAAGCTCAAGACGGCCATCCAGACCGTTAACGCCAAGCGCCGCGCCTTGCAGCGCCTGAACCGCCTGCGCGCGACCGAGCCCGCGCCCATATCGGGCCGCGACGTGCTGCTGGTGAACCAGATCAGCTTCTACGACGATCCCGTGCGCTTCACGGCCAAGATCAACGAGCTGTGCGACGAAATCGAGGCGCGCATCGAGCAGGGCCAGGGCGTGGCTCCCAAGGGCACGCCGCGGCTCATGCTCTCGGGCTGTCCCATGGCCGTGCCCAACTGGAAGCTGCCTTACATCATCGAGTCCTCGGGAGCGGTCATCGTGTCCGAGGAGTCCTGTATCGGCTCGCGCAACACGCGCGATCTGGTGGACGAGTCCACGGATACTCTGGAAGGCATGCTCGACGCCATCGCCGACCGCTACCTGCGCATCGACTGCGCCACCTTCACGCCAAACACAGAGCGGCTGGACAATATCGTGCAGCTGGCCAAGGAATCCAAGGCCGACGGCGTGATCCACTACGGCCTGCTGTTCTGTCAGCCCTATGCCCACGAGTTCTTCAAGGTGGACAAGGCCCTCAAGGACGCCGGCATTCCCATGCTGTCCATCGAGACGGATTACTCCATGGAAGACGTTGGGCAACTCAAGACGCGCGTGGAAGCCTTCGTCGAAATGCTCAAGTAG